The Jannaschia sp. M317 DNA segment TCGACGGGCTGGGGCGGCTGGGGTTCGAGGCCGTGGTGAACCGCGACTATCCGGTGATGTTCGGCACGCTGTTCGCGTTCTCGCTGCTGGGTTTGATCGTGGGTCTGATCACCGATCTGACCTATATCTGGATCGACCCCCGCATCGACTTCGAAAGCCGGGAGACGTGACATGGCCCTGCTGACCCTGTCCCCCCTGAACCAGCGCCGATTGCGCAACTTCCGCAAGAACGGGCGGGCCTATTGGTCGCTGTGGATCTTTGGCGTGCTCTTCATCCTGTCGCTCTTTGCCGAGGTGCTGGCCAACGACAAGCCGCTGTTGGTCAGCTACCGCGGAGAGGTGCACGCGCCTTTCCTGACCTTCTACCCGGAGACGGCCTTTGGTGGCGATTTCCAGACCGAAGCTGTCTACCGCGACCCGGAGGTGGAATGCCTGATCGTGTCCGGCGGGTTGGAGGATTGCTTCGACTTTCCCGAAGAGATGCTGACCGAAATCGACGCCAGCGGCACCTGGAACGGGGAGGCGGTGGACAAGGGATGGGTTCTCTGGCCGCTGATCCCCTACAGCTACAACACCGTCAACGACATCGACGGCGCGGCCCCGTCCGCCCCGGATGCGCAGCACTGGCTGGGCACCGATGACACGGCGCGCGACGTGACCGCGCGGGTGATCTACGGCTTCCGCCTGTCCGTGGCCTTTGCGCTGATCACCACCTTTTTCACCAGCATCATCGGCATCGCGGCAGGTGCCGTGCAGGGCTTTTTCGGGGGCTGGACCGACCTGATCATGCAGCGCGTGGTGGAAATCTGGGCTGCGATCCCGTCGCTTTACATCATCATCATCGTGGCGGCGATCATCCCGATGAACTTCTGGCTGCTGGTGGGTCTGACCGTGTTCTTCGGCTGGATCGGCCTGGTGGGCGTGGTGCGCGCAGAATTCCTGCGGGCCCGCAACTTCGAATACGTCCGCGCCGCGCGCGCGCTGGGCGTATCCAGCGCCACGATCATGTTCCGTCACCTGCTGCCCAACGCCATGGTGGCGACGCTGACCTTCCTGCCGTTTCTGGTCACCGGGGCGATCGGCGGGCTCGCCGCGCTTGATTTCCTGGGCTACGGCCTGCCGTCGTCGTCCCCCTCGTTGGGCGAGATGACCTTGCAGGCCAAGCAGAACCTTCAGGCCCCCTGGCTGGCCTTTACGGCCTTCGTCACCTTTGCGGTGATGCTGTCGCTGCTGGTCTTCATCTTCGAGGGCATCCGCGACGCCTTTGACCCGCGAAAGACCTTCGCATGAGCCTTCTGACCGTCAAAGACCTGCGCATCGCCTTCCGTCAGGACGGCCAGGTGA contains these protein-coding regions:
- a CDS encoding ABC transporter permease, encoding MTLSPLNQRRLRNFRKNGRAYWSLWIFGVLFILSLFAEVLANDKPLLVSYRGEVHAPFLTFYPETAFGGDFQTEAVYRDPEVECLIVSGGLEDCFDFPEEMLTEIDASGTWNGEAVDKGWVLWPLIPYSYNTVNDIDGAAPSAPDAQHWLGTDDTARDVTARVIYGFRLSVAFALITTFFTSIIGIAAGAVQGFFGGWTDLIMQRVVEIWAAIPSLYIIIIVAAIIPMNFWLLVGLTVFFGWIGLVGVVRAEFLRARNFEYVRAARALGVSSATIMFRHLLPNAMVATLTFLPFLVTGAIGGLAALDFLGYGLPSSSPSLGEMTLQAKQNLQAPWLAFTAFVTFAVMLSLLVFIFEGIRDAFDPRKTFA